One window from the genome of Moorena sp. SIOASIH encodes:
- a CDS encoding phosphodiester glycosidase family protein, with protein MKKIIITRLKQILLTTSISIVSVPVLIYGGLLVKRPLPTDKHEQLFQGIVYQRDARNSPRPLMVHTVTIDLSAPGIKLLVTPGNKVDKNEFSARTTSEFVREFKLQLAINGSFFYPFRQYPPNSYPKTGNPVIVQGQVISEGKSYAPPKSTSSVLCISKFLQAEIYAQIYQSRCPPGTSEGLAGREILLKEGKPAVLPGRKDENLLCPRTAVAIDKSGKTLWLIIVDGRQQFYSEGVTLAELTTLIKELGADSALNLDGGGSSTLVVANKNKLRVLNSPIQTRIPTRQRPVANHMGIYALPVENRE; from the coding sequence ATGAAAAAAATAATTATAACTAGACTGAAGCAAATTCTGCTTACCACCAGCATCAGTATTGTGAGCGTGCCAGTTTTGATCTATGGCGGATTGCTGGTCAAGCGTCCGCTTCCCACCGACAAGCATGAACAGCTGTTCCAAGGCATCGTATATCAAAGAGATGCTCGCAACTCACCCCGTCCGCTGATGGTACATACTGTTACCATAGACCTAAGCGCACCAGGAATTAAACTGTTAGTAACACCAGGAAATAAAGTCGATAAAAACGAATTTTCGGCCCGGACTACCTCGGAATTTGTGCGGGAGTTTAAGTTACAATTAGCTATTAATGGTAGTTTCTTTTATCCTTTTCGGCAGTATCCACCAAATTCCTATCCTAAAACTGGTAATCCGGTAATAGTACAAGGCCAAGTTATCTCTGAGGGGAAATCCTATGCTCCTCCAAAATCTACTTCTTCAGTGCTTTGTATTTCAAAGTTTCTCCAAGCTGAAATTTATGCTCAAATTTATCAAAGCCGTTGTCCTCCAGGCACATCTGAGGGACTAGCGGGTAGAGAAATTTTACTAAAAGAAGGGAAGCCAGCAGTATTGCCAGGTCGTAAAGATGAGAATCTACTGTGTCCTCGCACTGCTGTGGCTATTGATAAATCAGGCAAAACCTTGTGGTTAATTATTGTTGATGGTCGCCAGCAATTTTACAGCGAGGGGGTTACTTTGGCTGAATTGACTACTCTTATTAAAGAATTAGGAGCCGATAGCGCTCTCAATTTGGATGGGGGTGGTTCCAGCACTCTGGTAGTAGCAAATAAGAATAAGCTACGGGTATTAAATTCACCGATTCAGACCCGTATTCCTACGCGCCAACGTCCAGTTGCTAACCATATGGGAATCTATGCTTTACCGGTAGAGAACAGGGAGTAG
- a CDS encoding TIGR00300 family protein, translating to MTESIRFLMCPPDHYDVDYVINPWMEGNIHKSSRDRAVEQWQKLHYVIKEHALVDLVSPQSGWPDMVFTANAGLVLGKNVVLSRFLHKERQGEEPYFKQWFDDNGYTVYELPQDLPFEGAGDALLDREGRWLWAGYGFRSELDSHPYLAKWLDIEVVSLRLMDQRFYHLDTCFCPLSGGYLLYYPPAFDSYSNRLIEMRVPPEKRIAITEADAVNFACNAVNIDQLVVMNKASDRLKDRLSQAGFEVIETPLTEFLKAGGAAKCLTLRVTEPVRSEIHGNQPVESRIIRLEGHLLDSGIISRALDLIVGGGGSFQVLNFDLGTQRQSTSNAELKVSAPDHEVMAEIMTKLIDLGAVTPAQEVCDTKLEPVTQPGVAPDDFYVTTIYPTEVRVNCEWVKVQHQRMDAVIAVTETPDGVIARCKLVRDLDVGEQVIVGVEGIRTVRKTESREQRNQQEFSFMASGVSSERRVELVVEQIAWELRQIRDQGGRVVVTAGPVVIHTGGSEHLSSLIRQGYVQALLGGNAIAVHDIEQSLMGTSLGVDMKRGVVVHGGHRHHLKVINTIRRCGSIAQAVEQGVLTKGVMYECVRNHVPFVLAGSIRDDGPLPDTQMDLIKAQQDYAKLLEGTDMVLMLSTMLHSIGVGNMTPAGVKMVCVDINPAVVTKLSDRGSVESVGVVTDVGLFLSLLVQQLDKLTSPYLVK from the coding sequence ATGACTGAATCAATTCGCTTCCTCATGTGTCCCCCTGACCACTACGATGTGGATTATGTGATTAATCCCTGGATGGAGGGAAATATTCACAAGTCATCGAGGGATCGCGCTGTAGAACAGTGGCAAAAACTTCACTATGTCATCAAAGAGCATGCCCTAGTCGATTTAGTTTCTCCTCAATCCGGTTGGCCAGATATGGTATTTACAGCCAATGCGGGATTAGTCTTGGGCAAGAATGTGGTGCTTAGCCGCTTCCTCCACAAAGAGCGCCAGGGGGAAGAACCGTATTTCAAGCAATGGTTTGATGACAATGGCTACACTGTCTATGAACTTCCTCAAGACTTACCGTTTGAAGGAGCTGGGGATGCTCTGCTAGACCGGGAAGGGCGTTGGCTGTGGGCTGGCTATGGCTTCCGCTCAGAACTTGATTCCCATCCATACCTTGCTAAATGGTTAGATATTGAAGTTGTGTCCCTGCGGCTAATGGATCAACGCTTCTATCACTTGGACACTTGCTTCTGTCCCCTGAGTGGTGGCTATTTACTCTACTATCCCCCAGCATTTGATTCCTATTCCAACCGCTTAATCGAAATGCGGGTACCACCGGAAAAACGAATTGCAATCACAGAAGCTGATGCAGTGAACTTTGCCTGCAATGCGGTCAATATTGATCAACTTGTAGTGATGAACAAAGCTAGCGATCGCCTTAAAGATCGGCTCAGTCAAGCTGGGTTTGAGGTGATTGAAACCCCCTTGACGGAATTTCTCAAAGCTGGTGGTGCTGCTAAATGCCTAACCTTACGGGTAACTGAACCAGTCCGCAGTGAAATCCATGGCAATCAACCAGTTGAAAGTCGCATTATTCGTTTGGAAGGTCATTTGCTTGACTCTGGTATCATCAGCCGTGCCTTGGATTTAATTGTAGGAGGTGGGGGTAGCTTCCAGGTACTTAACTTCGACCTAGGAACACAGCGGCAAAGCACCTCTAATGCTGAACTGAAAGTCTCTGCACCAGATCATGAGGTGATGGCAGAGATTATGACTAAGCTGATTGATCTAGGAGCTGTCACTCCTGCCCAAGAGGTGTGTGATACGAAATTGGAACCTGTTACTCAACCAGGGGTTGCTCCGGATGACTTTTATGTTACTACCATTTATCCGACGGAAGTACGGGTTAATTGTGAGTGGGTGAAGGTACAACATCAACGCATGGATGCTGTGATCGCAGTAACTGAAACCCCAGACGGTGTAATCGCTCGTTGTAAACTGGTGCGGGATTTGGACGTTGGAGAACAGGTGATCGTGGGAGTAGAAGGAATCCGCACGGTGCGCAAAACTGAATCCCGTGAACAACGCAATCAGCAGGAATTTAGTTTTATGGCATCTGGGGTCTCTAGTGAGCGCCGGGTAGAATTAGTAGTGGAACAAATTGCCTGGGAGCTGCGCCAAATCCGGGACCAAGGCGGCAGAGTAGTAGTGACAGCAGGACCTGTGGTGATTCACACTGGCGGTAGTGAACATTTATCCAGTTTGATTCGACAAGGGTATGTTCAGGCGCTGTTAGGGGGAAATGCGATCGCAGTTCATGACATCGAGCAATCCCTGATGGGAACCTCTTTGGGTGTGGATATGAAACGAGGAGTAGTTGTCCATGGTGGACACCGACACCATCTCAAAGTAATCAATACTATCCGTCGCTGCGGTAGTATTGCCCAAGCTGTAGAACAGGGTGTATTAACTAAAGGGGTGATGTATGAGTGTGTCCGCAATCACGTACCATTTGTCCTAGCCGGTTCCATCCGAGATGATGGTCCTCTGCCAGATACCCAGATGGATTTGATTAAAGCACAGCAAGACTATGCCAAGTTATTGGAAGGGACGGATATGGTCTTGATGCTGTCTACTATGCTCCACTCTATTGGGGTCGGAAACATGACTCCAGCCGGAGTCAAGATGGTCTGTGTGGATATTAACCCCGCCGTAGTGACAAAATTAAGCGATCGCGGTTCAGTAGAATCTGTTGGTGTTGTCACTGATGTCGGTTTATTCCTTAGCCTGTTAGTGCAACAGTTAGATAAGTTAACCAGTCCTTATCTAGTCAAGTAA
- a CDS encoding NblA/ycf18 family protein yields the protein MEKHQPIEFSLEQEFNLKVFETQIQNLDLEQAKNLLCELYRQMSIREIHFRNFVKHSLIGNPPPWSE from the coding sequence ATGGAAAAACATCAACCAATAGAATTTTCCCTAGAACAGGAGTTCAATCTTAAAGTTTTTGAGACGCAAATTCAAAATCTCGACCTTGAACAAGCAAAGAATCTTCTGTGCGAGCTCTATAGACAGATGTCAATTCGTGAAATTCATTTCAGGAATTTCGTTAAGCACAGTTTAATCGGAAATCCTCCACCTTGGAGTGAGTAA
- a CDS encoding DUF433 domain-containing protein: MPVIEAKTYIEYRDNGYWIAGTRISLDSVVYTFRNGLSPESIVQSFPLLSLEQVYGAIAFYLANREQIDAYLALEEEEFNAMPQPLQTTDPSLYNKLRSRLAKKQRLGA, encoded by the coding sequence ATGCCAGTTATAGAAGCTAAGACTTATATAGAATATCGGGACAATGGTTACTGGATTGCAGGCACACGAATTTCTCTAGACTCCGTTGTATATACTTTCCGCAACGGATTATCACCAGAAAGTATTGTTCAATCTTTCCCACTGTTGTCCCTTGAACAGGTTTACGGAGCGATCGCGTTCTACTTAGCTAATCGTGAGCAGATTGACGCTTACCTCGCTCTCGAAGAGGAAGAGTTTAATGCCATGCCTCAACCATTACAAACCACTGATCCGTCTCTGTATAACAAACTTAGGTCACGATTAGCCAAAAAACAGAGGCTGGGAGCATGA
- a CDS encoding class I SAM-dependent methyltransferase, which yields MTQAAFDYNSDYFTSEIFDTNYQAIASTIVKTYQPKRVAEFGCGPGHLTRELARLGVEVTAVDGYSEPDFSESSIEFHKLDLNDEVAIANLFSNQHFDLAISLEVAEHLEPETSPILISWMTSVAPIVVFSAAVPSQSGHGHINLHSRDYWHRLFTKHNFVVADRIREKLRHIPNVAPWYRYNIIDYLQAEHSQAPEILEVIERLLASESAASTAYYEESTKMRLLQPYLKDPVVRWYFGLRQFTDSFFNKS from the coding sequence ATGACTCAGGCTGCATTTGATTACAATTCGGATTATTTTACTAGTGAAATATTCGATACCAATTATCAAGCTATAGCGTCAACAATCGTTAAAACTTATCAACCAAAACGTGTGGCAGAATTTGGATGTGGTCCTGGGCATCTTACTAGAGAGCTGGCCAGATTGGGTGTAGAGGTAACAGCTGTAGATGGTTATTCGGAACCTGATTTCTCAGAATCATCTATTGAATTTCACAAACTTGATCTAAATGACGAAGTAGCCATTGCTAATCTTTTCTCCAACCAGCATTTCGATCTTGCTATTTCTCTGGAAGTTGCTGAACACTTAGAACCTGAAACATCTCCAATACTAATCAGCTGGATGACTAGTGTTGCGCCAATCGTGGTATTTTCAGCAGCAGTTCCTAGTCAGAGCGGTCATGGACATATCAATCTTCATTCCAGAGATTACTGGCACCGTTTATTCACTAAGCATAATTTTGTTGTCGCAGATCGTATTCGCGAGAAACTTAGACACATACCTAATGTAGCTCCTTGGTATCGTTACAATATTATCGATTATCTCCAGGCGGAGCATTCTCAAGCCCCAGAAATACTAGAAGTAATTGAGCGTTTGCTTGCCTCTGAATCTGCTGCATCGACCGCATACTACGAAGAATCTACGAAGATGAGACTTCTACAGCCTTACTTAAAGGACCCGGTGGTTAGATGGTATTTCGGATTGCGACAGTTTACTGATAGTTTTTTTAACAAAAGCTAA
- a CDS encoding N-acetylmuramoyl-L-alanine amidase produces MQKILSWAILASVITLPVLTVSAEQPLFLAYPPREHKTTAEKIFLIGTAAPTSQVLVNGQPIPRSQSGNFAPSFPLQLGENRFTLRYLNQEIQVTVTRLSTEPQLPAGLGFAKDSLTPTADIARLPGEQICFGAIASPRARVSVTLGNQRISLLPQSQDVQLPSNFAVLTGQNQPTPRAVINNYQGCGTISQAGNFSNPVFQLNLNGETVSQRGTGTVEILSPNRLEVIEVIEEAGVARTGPSTNYSRLTPLPKGTRAAVTGKEGDWLRLDYGAWIRQKETKVIPGATPPKSIIRSITSRQVPGATEILFPLEIPVPVSVQQSDQTFTLTLHNLTAQTDTIFLNDDPVIKRLDWYQVTPDRVQYNFRLKSEQQWGYDLRYEGTTLILSLRHPPNLSSRGILGLSTQRLAGIKILLDPGHGGAEKGARGPNGYPEKDVNLVVSQLLQKELVKRGATVYMTRETDKDVSLRDRMDMIQELAPTIALSIHYNALPDDGDAINTAGIGMFWYHAQAHDLSVFLHNYLVQKLRRPSYGVFWNNLALTRPHKAPSVLLELGFMINPVEFEWVSNPREQRRLANAIADGITEWLATVE; encoded by the coding sequence ATGCAAAAAATCCTGAGTTGGGCAATACTAGCTTCTGTGATTACATTACCTGTTTTAACTGTTTCGGCTGAGCAACCCCTTTTCCTGGCCTATCCCCCCCGTGAGCATAAAACTACTGCAGAGAAAATTTTCTTGATTGGTACTGCAGCCCCTACTTCACAGGTGCTGGTCAATGGTCAACCCATCCCCCGTAGCCAAAGTGGGAATTTTGCTCCTAGTTTCCCTTTGCAGCTGGGAGAAAATCGGTTTACCTTACGCTATCTAAACCAGGAAATTCAAGTTACCGTAACCCGACTGTCTACTGAACCACAGTTACCAGCAGGTTTGGGATTTGCGAAAGATTCCCTGACCCCAACAGCAGATATTGCTAGATTACCTGGAGAACAGATTTGTTTTGGTGCGATCGCATCCCCTCGTGCTAGGGTTTCTGTCACACTGGGTAATCAACGGATTTCCTTACTCCCTCAATCCCAAGATGTCCAACTTCCGTCCAATTTTGCTGTATTGACTGGTCAAAACCAACCTACACCTCGTGCAGTCATTAATAACTACCAGGGATGCGGAACTATATCACAGGCTGGCAATTTTAGCAACCCTGTGTTTCAACTAAATCTCAATGGCGAGACAGTCAGTCAGCGGGGTACAGGTACAGTGGAAATTCTCTCTCCTAACCGCTTAGAGGTAATAGAAGTAATAGAGGAGGCTGGAGTTGCCCGCACTGGACCGAGTACTAACTATTCTCGCTTAACGCCTTTACCAAAAGGAACTAGAGCAGCAGTCACTGGCAAAGAGGGAGACTGGTTACGTCTTGATTATGGTGCTTGGATTCGCCAGAAGGAAACCAAAGTGATTCCTGGTGCAACTCCCCCGAAGTCCATTATTCGCAGTATTACTTCCCGACAGGTACCTGGAGCAACAGAAATTCTCTTTCCCCTAGAGATACCAGTACCAGTGAGTGTGCAGCAGTCCGATCAAACCTTTACCCTAACGCTACATAATCTAACCGCTCAAACGGATACGATTTTCCTAAATGATGACCCAGTGATTAAGCGCCTAGACTGGTACCAAGTGACTCCAGACCGGGTGCAGTATAATTTTAGACTCAAATCTGAGCAGCAGTGGGGGTATGACTTGAGGTATGAAGGCACTACTCTCATTCTGTCTTTGAGACATCCACCAAACTTGAGCAGTAGAGGAATACTGGGTCTATCCACTCAGCGGTTAGCAGGAATTAAGATACTGCTCGATCCCGGACATGGGGGAGCCGAAAAAGGGGCTAGGGGACCGAATGGGTATCCAGAAAAGGATGTTAATTTAGTGGTCTCGCAACTGTTGCAAAAGGAATTGGTAAAACGGGGAGCAACGGTATATATGACACGGGAAACTGACAAGGATGTGTCATTACGAGACCGGATGGATATGATTCAGGAACTAGCACCAACTATTGCCCTTTCTATCCATTATAATGCGTTACCAGATGATGGTGATGCTATTAATACTGCTGGTATTGGAATGTTTTGGTATCATGCCCAAGCCCACGACTTATCAGTGTTTTTGCATAATTATTTAGTCCAAAAGCTCCGGCGTCCATCCTACGGAGTATTTTGGAATAATCTCGCCCTAACCCGTCCTCACAAAGCTCCTTCGGTGCTGTTGGAATTGGGATTTATGATTAATCCGGTGGAATTTGAATGGGTGAGCAATCCCCGAGAACAAAGACGATTGGCTAATGCGATCGCAGATGGGATTACTGAATGGTTAGCTACTGTGGAGTAA
- a CDS encoding SulP family inorganic anion transporter, with amino-acid sequence MQFVNGLHFRNLRGDVFGGLTAAIVALPLALAFGVSSGAGAIHGLYGAVFVGLFAALFGGTPSQISGPTGPMTVVMATVFTALVAKNPENGLAMAFTVVMLGGIFQIIFGLLRLGKYITLMPYTVISGFMSGIGVIILLLQIGPFFGHPSSGNVVESVRNFPTFVGNPHFAATGLAILTLVIMFGSPRRLNRLIPSPLLALIVCTLISVVFFGNLPDSELRRIGEIPTGLPKLYLPFFNFSQIKDMIGYGLMLATLGAIDSLLTSLVADNITRTQHDSDRELIGQGIGNTIAGLFGGLPGAGATMRTVINVKAGGQTPLSGMIHALVLLVIVVGAGSLTQSIPHAVLAGILIKVGIDIIDWSFLKRAHQVSLKAAALMYLVLFMTVFVDLITAVAVGVFIANLLTVKNLSDLQINQVKEITAPDDGENNLSYEEKQLLKQARGRIFLFRLGGPMSFGAAKAISQRMGIVEKYDVLILDLSDVTLLGVTASLAIENMVKEARGKRRDVFIVGATGRVNQRLEKLKILQLLPARNRVSDRIEALQQATALITGEQSHINGALAQENPIEVNSAAANLDQTKQ; translated from the coding sequence ATGCAATTTGTTAATGGTTTACATTTCCGTAATTTGCGCGGTGATGTCTTTGGTGGTCTGACTGCTGCAATTGTCGCACTACCATTAGCTCTAGCTTTTGGAGTATCCTCCGGTGCTGGGGCAATTCATGGTCTTTACGGCGCTGTTTTTGTCGGTCTTTTTGCCGCTCTGTTTGGCGGTACTCCATCTCAGATTTCTGGTCCCACTGGCCCGATGACCGTAGTGATGGCAACGGTGTTTACGGCGCTAGTGGCTAAAAACCCAGAGAATGGCCTAGCTATGGCATTCACCGTTGTCATGCTAGGGGGGATATTTCAAATCATATTTGGGCTGTTGCGGCTGGGTAAATACATTACCCTGATGCCCTATACAGTGATATCTGGCTTTATGTCAGGGATTGGTGTGATCATTCTGCTATTACAGATTGGTCCATTTTTCGGGCATCCTAGTTCTGGCAATGTGGTGGAATCTGTCCGCAATTTTCCTACCTTTGTGGGTAATCCCCATTTTGCCGCTACCGGTCTAGCAATCCTGACTCTGGTGATTATGTTTGGCTCACCTAGGAGGCTGAATCGATTAATTCCATCCCCCTTGCTAGCACTGATAGTCTGTACGTTGATATCGGTTGTCTTCTTCGGAAACCTCCCAGACAGCGAGCTCAGACGGATTGGAGAAATCCCCACAGGCTTACCCAAGCTGTATTTGCCATTCTTCAATTTCAGCCAAATCAAAGACATGATTGGCTATGGTCTAATGTTAGCCACCTTGGGTGCCATCGACTCTCTGTTAACTTCCCTGGTTGCTGATAATATTACCCGTACCCAGCACGACTCTGACCGGGAATTAATTGGTCAGGGTATCGGTAATACGATTGCTGGATTGTTTGGTGGGCTACCTGGTGCTGGTGCTACCATGCGGACGGTAATCAATGTTAAGGCTGGTGGTCAAACCCCCCTTTCAGGAATGATTCATGCCTTAGTGCTGCTGGTGATTGTTGTGGGTGCGGGAAGCCTGACTCAAAGTATTCCCCATGCTGTACTGGCGGGCATTTTGATTAAAGTAGGAATCGATATTATTGACTGGAGCTTCCTCAAACGAGCCCATCAAGTCTCCCTCAAGGCAGCAGCATTAATGTATTTAGTGTTATTCATGACTGTATTTGTTGACCTAATTACAGCCGTTGCCGTTGGGGTGTTCATTGCCAATCTGTTGACTGTCAAAAACCTCAGTGACCTACAAATTAATCAAGTCAAGGAAATTACTGCTCCTGATGATGGTGAAAATAATTTGAGCTATGAAGAAAAACAACTTCTGAAACAGGCTCGTGGTCGAATTTTCCTATTCCGTCTCGGCGGACCAATGAGCTTTGGTGCAGCCAAGGCTATCTCTCAGCGCATGGGGATTGTGGAAAAGTATGATGTCCTGATCTTAGATCTGAGCGATGTTACCTTGTTGGGGGTGACGGCTTCTCTAGCGATAGAGAATATGGTTAAGGAGGCTCGTGGTAAACGTCGTGATGTGTTTATCGTAGGTGCGACTGGTAGGGTTAATCAAAGGCTGGAAAAGTTGAAAATCCTGCAACTATTACCAGCAAGAAACCGAGTTAGCGATCGCATCGAGGCATTACAGCAAGCAACTGCCTTGATTACGGGAGAGCAATCACATATCAATGGTGCTTTAGCCCAGGAAAATCCCATAGAGGTCAATAGCGCTGCCGCTAATTTAGACCAAACTAAACAATAA
- a CDS encoding pyridoxamine 5'-phosphate oxidase family protein, producing MAKFYSEINQELRQFIEEQKIFFTATAPHQGRINLSPKGMNTFRCINSKTVAYLDLTGSGNETSAHLLENGRMTIMFCSFTEKPLILRLYGHGQVIRPRDKEWETLYSLFNSLPGERQIIVLDVESAQTSCGYGVPLYDLKGERETLIKWANNKGEKGIHEYWQTKNLNSIDGLPTNLLEN from the coding sequence ATGGCTAAGTTTTACTCAGAAATTAATCAAGAATTGAGACAGTTTATTGAAGAGCAAAAAATATTTTTTACAGCCACAGCCCCCCATCAAGGTCGGATTAACCTATCCCCCAAAGGGATGAACACCTTTCGCTGTATTAATAGTAAAACAGTAGCTTATCTAGATTTAACTGGTAGCGGTAACGAGACATCTGCTCATTTGCTGGAAAATGGCAGAATGACAATCATGTTTTGTAGCTTCACTGAAAAGCCATTAATTCTCCGCCTTTATGGTCACGGTCAGGTAATTCGACCTAGGGATAAGGAATGGGAAACACTCTACTCCCTATTCAATAGCCTACCAGGAGAAAGGCAAATTATTGTATTGGATGTAGAATCCGCCCAAACCTCCTGTGGTTATGGTGTACCTTTATATGACTTAAAAGGAGAGAGGGAAACTCTGATCAAGTGGGCCAATAACAAGGGAGAAAAGGGAATTCACGAGTATTGGCAAACCAAAAATCTTAATAGTATAGATGGGTTACCGACTAATCTTTTAGAGAATTAA
- a CDS encoding chromate transporter: protein MSNEIEDIQPEQHNSSEAQLSPQQQGQRLKELALVFFKLGTIAFGGPAAHIAMMDDEVVKRRQWMSHENLLDLLGVTNLLPGPNSTELAIHIGYERAGWRGLFVAGSCFILPAMVIVWIMAAIYVRYQSVPQVEWLLYGIKPVIIAIVLQALWKLGKKAAKDIPTTVAGVAATIAFFLGTHEILLLLLVGAAVMLVKTLWRRGNNITGALLVPFSSVLAQTGVPSAASLSSVSVFLFFLKIGSVLYGSGYVLLAFLQQDLVERHQWLTSQQLLDAIAIGQVTPGPVFTTATFIGYLLNGNVGAIAATIGIFLPAFVLVGIINPWVPKLRQSPWASGFLDGVNAASLGLMTGVTYILARTALVDWLTVMVAITSAVLVFRFKVNSLWLVLIGGIIGFISQLSQFSIGF, encoded by the coding sequence GTGTCTAACGAAATAGAAGATATTCAGCCTGAGCAACACAACAGTTCTGAAGCTCAACTGTCCCCACAACAACAGGGGCAACGACTCAAGGAATTAGCGCTAGTCTTTTTTAAATTGGGGACAATTGCCTTTGGTGGCCCAGCTGCTCACATTGCCATGATGGATGATGAAGTAGTGAAGCGACGACAGTGGATGAGTCATGAGAATCTGCTGGATCTACTGGGCGTTACCAATCTTCTTCCAGGCCCTAACTCGACAGAATTAGCCATTCACATCGGTTATGAGCGAGCTGGATGGCGGGGACTGTTTGTTGCTGGTTCTTGTTTTATCTTGCCAGCAATGGTGATTGTCTGGATAATGGCAGCAATTTATGTCCGTTACCAGAGTGTGCCCCAGGTAGAGTGGCTCCTCTATGGTATCAAACCAGTTATCATCGCAATTGTTTTACAAGCGTTATGGAAGTTGGGGAAAAAAGCAGCAAAAGATATTCCGACAACAGTAGCAGGAGTTGCAGCTACTATCGCTTTCTTCTTAGGTACCCATGAAATTCTCTTACTGCTGTTGGTCGGAGCTGCGGTAATGCTAGTCAAAACCCTTTGGCGTAGAGGAAATAATATCACAGGTGCTTTACTTGTGCCTTTCTCTAGTGTTTTAGCACAGACCGGTGTACCATCCGCCGCTTCCCTATCTTCCGTTAGTGTCTTCCTATTCTTCCTAAAAATAGGCTCCGTTCTATATGGTAGTGGCTATGTGCTGCTGGCGTTTCTACAACAAGATTTAGTAGAGCGCCATCAATGGCTTACTTCCCAACAACTGCTCGATGCGATCGCAATCGGTCAAGTCACTCCTGGTCCTGTGTTTACAACTGCTACCTTCATTGGCTATCTGCTGAATGGAAATGTTGGCGCAATAGCTGCAACGATTGGAATCTTTTTGCCTGCCTTTGTGTTAGTGGGAATCATCAATCCTTGGGTCCCCAAGCTACGACAATCCCCCTGGGCAAGTGGATTCCTCGACGGTGTTAATGCGGCTTCCTTAGGACTGATGACAGGAGTAACTTATATTTTAGCACGTACTGCGTTAGTGGATTGGTTAACCGTTATGGTGGCAATAACTAGTGCAGTGCTGGTATTTCGCTTTAAGGTAAACTCCCTATGGTTAGTATTAATCGGGGGAATTATAGGATTTATTTCACAATTATCCCAGTTTTCGATTGGGTTTTAG